The following proteins are encoded in a genomic region of Spirosoma sp. SC4-14:
- a CDS encoding response regulator translates to MTKKRVLIIDDDARNIFALTATLKARSYECISCSSAQEALDLLETDEVVDIVLIDMMMPEMDGYEAIPRIKNIVSRRDTPIISVTAQAMVGDREKSLLAGATDYIAKPIDVDRLLQLLSRL, encoded by the coding sequence ATGACTAAGAAACGGGTGTTGATTATCGACGACGATGCACGAAATATTTTTGCATTGACCGCTACCCTGAAGGCCAGATCCTACGAGTGTATTTCCTGCAGTAGTGCCCAGGAGGCTCTTGATTTGCTGGAAACCGACGAGGTTGTCGATATTGTGCTGATCGATATGATGATGCCTGAGATGGATGGTTATGAGGCTATTCCACGCATTAAAAACATTGTAAGCCGACGCGACACGCCCATTATTTCGGTTACAGCTCAGGCAATGGTGGGCGATCGGGAGAAGAGTTTACTGGCTGGTGCAACGGACTATATTGCGAAACCGATTGATGTGGACAGATTATTGCAATTGCTATCTCGGCTTTAG
- a CDS encoding response regulator yields MPKTISNSVIRQLQIVFSISILLLVGSLVASYYSIQKLISNSQLVNHTNQVLIEAENIISYMKDAETGQRGFLITLDPSFLDPYNGAYAKVQNSYNELADLTADNEIQQQNLNEVKSLYEDKFAQMQRIINLTRRNKSFGRDTLSRYNEMIRGKKLMDNLRLVTNRIKSEESKILANRVAQQQVYITYTPFLMLIAAVISIMITVSTYVRIKRDLDNRIASQIEAEERYRETNDRIGLMEDITTDIAEGNYSVRSNDTRDDELGRIGKALNTMAASLESTFTDLQNRNWLQSGTLSLTESIRGERNLEKLADNLIQKTCQYLDAPVGTVYIIDGDSTYRLVGNYAANNAPTTIRMGEGLVGQAIKAQKTLVIQDLPETYLTVNSSLGNTQPVALIIAPLVYTNICIGIIEIGLLYKPDPLQITFLESNLDALSIGVNSALDYVKLQNFLEETQAQSEELQAQHNELENVNAELEAQALKLQASEEELRVQQEELQQTNAELEERSLLLEQKNEEIVKKAEELELSTRYKSEFLANMSHELRTPLNSILLLSRLLSENNEDNLTSDQIEYAKVIQTSGNGLLGLIDEILDLSKIEAGQMKLEYLDVPVQEITDELQALFGPLANEKHLEFAINVESGVPGVIETDKMRLGQILKNLISNALKFTSKGSVSLTIQKAADSSLQFIVKDTGIGIPPEKQHLIFEAFQQADGSTKRKYGGTGLGLSISRELAKLLGGEITLKSNVNEGSTFTVHLPGTPGEAAPHSAPVYVSRKPETSPLVTEEPEEETPIQYISTIIPEAIPDDRKSITTDDKTILIVEDDTSFAKSLLDYSRRKGYKGIVAVRGDEGLRLAGIYKPMGILLDIQLPVMNGWQVMDALKADPQTRHIPVHIMSSHKVKKESLSKGAIDFVDKPMAFEQMQEVFEKIEYVLSSKSRKVLIIEDNPKHAKALAYFLESFNINSELKSNILESVEALKQEQINCVILDMGVPDSKAYDTLEEVKKNPGLESLPIIIFTGKSLSMAEELKIKKYADSIIVKTAHSYQRMLDEVSLFLHLVDENKKTSATASQKKLGALGQVLTGKTVLVADDDVRNIFSLSKALENYKMNVITALDGKEAIQKLQENPTIDLVLLDMMMPQMDGYETARKIRENYQWKSLPVIAVTAKAMTGDRERCIQAGASDYITKPVDIDQLMSLLRVWLYERS; encoded by the coding sequence ATGCCTAAAACTATATCAAATTCTGTGATCAGGCAGTTACAGATTGTGTTTTCTATCTCAATCCTGCTGCTGGTTGGTAGCCTTGTCGCTTCGTATTATAGCATTCAGAAACTGATCAGTAACTCACAGTTGGTGAACCATACCAATCAGGTGCTGATAGAAGCCGAGAACATCATTTCGTATATGAAAGATGCCGAAACCGGGCAGCGGGGCTTTCTAATAACACTCGACCCCAGTTTTCTGGACCCTTACAATGGAGCGTATGCAAAGGTGCAGAACAGCTACAATGAGCTGGCCGACCTGACGGCCGATAACGAAATTCAGCAGCAGAATCTGAACGAGGTCAAGTCGCTGTATGAAGACAAATTTGCGCAGATGCAGCGAATCATAAACCTGACCCGACGCAATAAATCGTTCGGGCGCGATACGTTGTCGCGCTACAATGAAATGATTCGGGGCAAGAAACTGATGGACAATCTGCGGCTTGTAACGAATCGTATCAAAAGCGAAGAAAGTAAGATACTGGCCAATCGGGTTGCGCAACAGCAGGTATACATTACCTATACGCCCTTTCTGATGCTAATAGCAGCCGTAATCTCTATCATGATTACGGTTAGTACGTATGTCCGTATCAAACGAGACCTCGACAACCGGATAGCCAGCCAGATTGAGGCCGAAGAGCGATATAGGGAAACCAATGACCGAATTGGCCTCATGGAGGACATTACCACCGATATTGCCGAAGGAAACTATTCGGTAAGAAGTAACGATACTCGTGATGATGAACTGGGCCGGATTGGGAAAGCGCTGAACACAATGGCCGCTTCGCTGGAAAGTACATTTACCGATTTACAAAATCGCAACTGGCTGCAATCGGGCACGCTTAGCCTGACAGAGTCGATTCGGGGGGAGCGCAATCTGGAAAAACTGGCCGATAATCTGATTCAAAAAACCTGCCAGTATCTGGATGCACCGGTAGGAACTGTTTATATTATCGACGGCGACTCGACCTACCGGCTGGTTGGTAATTATGCTGCGAACAATGCACCAACAACCATTCGGATGGGAGAGGGGCTGGTTGGGCAGGCTATCAAGGCCCAAAAAACACTCGTGATTCAGGATTTGCCCGAAACCTACCTGACTGTCAACTCGTCGTTGGGCAATACACAGCCCGTAGCACTCATCATTGCGCCACTGGTATACACCAATATTTGTATTGGCATAATTGAAATTGGACTCCTCTATAAGCCAGATCCGCTCCAGATTACTTTTCTCGAATCCAATCTGGATGCACTGTCTATTGGTGTTAATTCGGCGCTGGATTATGTGAAGCTGCAAAATTTCCTCGAAGAAACACAGGCGCAGTCGGAAGAGCTACAGGCACAGCATAACGAACTGGAAAACGTAAACGCCGAACTTGAAGCCCAGGCGCTGAAACTTCAGGCATCGGAAGAAGAACTGCGTGTGCAGCAGGAAGAACTCCAGCAAACCAATGCCGAACTCGAAGAACGAAGCCTGTTGCTGGAGCAGAAAAATGAGGAAATTGTGAAAAAAGCCGAAGAGCTGGAACTGAGTACCCGCTATAAATCGGAGTTTCTGGCCAATATGTCGCACGAGTTACGCACGCCACTCAACTCAATTCTGTTGCTCAGCCGATTGCTTTCCGAAAATAATGAGGATAACCTGACCAGCGATCAGATTGAATATGCCAAAGTAATTCAGACCTCGGGCAATGGCCTGCTTGGCCTGATCGACGAAATTCTGGATCTGTCGAAGATTGAAGCCGGGCAGATGAAACTCGAATACCTCGATGTGCCGGTCCAGGAAATTACGGATGAACTACAGGCGTTGTTTGGGCCGCTGGCTAACGAAAAACACCTCGAATTTGCCATTAACGTAGAGTCGGGTGTTCCAGGTGTTATTGAAACCGATAAAATGCGACTGGGGCAGATTCTGAAAAACCTGATCTCCAACGCGCTGAAATTTACGTCGAAAGGCTCGGTCTCGCTAACGATCCAGAAAGCTGCCGACTCGTCCCTTCAATTCATTGTCAAGGATACCGGCATTGGCATTCCGCCAGAAAAACAGCATCTTATTTTTGAAGCCTTCCAGCAGGCCGATGGGTCGACCAAGCGAAAATACGGCGGTACGGGGCTGGGCCTGTCGATCAGTCGCGAACTGGCCAAGCTGCTGGGGGGCGAAATTACGCTCAAAAGCAACGTAAACGAAGGCAGTACCTTCACGGTTCATTTGCCCGGAACACCCGGCGAGGCTGCTCCACATTCGGCACCGGTTTATGTGAGCCGAAAACCCGAAACGTCTCCTCTGGTTACAGAAGAACCCGAAGAGGAAACACCTATTCAATATATCAGTACTATTATCCCCGAGGCTATTCCCGATGACCGAAAATCAATTACAACCGACGACAAAACGATCCTGATTGTTGAGGACGATACCAGTTTCGCTAAATCGCTGCTCGATTATTCGCGACGGAAAGGCTACAAGGGCATCGTAGCGGTGCGGGGCGACGAGGGGCTCCGACTGGCCGGTATCTATAAACCAATGGGCATATTGCTGGATATTCAGTTGCCCGTTATGAATGGCTGGCAGGTAATGGATGCCTTAAAGGCCGATCCGCAAACGCGACACATTCCGGTGCACATTATGTCGTCGCATAAGGTGAAAAAAGAAAGCCTGTCGAAAGGAGCTATTGATTTTGTGGATAAACCAATGGCTTTTGAGCAAATGCAGGAAGTTTTCGAGAAAATAGAGTACGTATTAAGCAGTAAATCCAGGAAAGTACTCATTATTGAAGATAACCCGAAACATGCCAAGGCGCTGGCTTATTTTCTGGAATCGTTTAATATTAACTCGGAGTTGAAGAGTAATATTTTGGAAAGCGTTGAAGCCTTAAAACAGGAACAAATCAACTGCGTTATTCTGGATATGGGCGTGCCCGATTCAAAAGCCTACGATACGCTGGAGGAAGTGAAGAAAAATCCGGGGCTCGAAAGTCTGCCCATTATTATTTTCACCGGCAAAAGCCTATCCATGGCCGAAGAGCTAAAAATTAAAAAATATGCCGACTCGATTATTGTAAAAACAGCCCATTCGTATCAGCGGATGCTCGATGAAGTTTCGCTGTTCCTGCATCTGGTCGATGAAAATAAAAAAACTTCGGCAACGGCAAGTCAAAAGAAATTAGGCGCCTTAGGTCAGGTATTGACAGGTAAAACGGTGCTGGTTGCCGACGACGATGTCCGTAATATTTTCTCCCTCTCCAAAGCCCTGGAGAATTATAAGATGAATGTTATTACGGCGCTGGATGGAAAAGAAGCCATTCAGAAATTGCAGGAAAACCCAACTATTGATTTGGTCTTGCTCGATATGATGATGCCGCAGATGGACGGGTACGAAACGGCCCGAAAAATCCGCGAAAATTATCAGTGGAAATCTCTGCCCGTTATTGCCGTAACGGCAAAAGCCATGACCGGCGACCGGGAGCGGTGCATTCAGGCCGGAGCATCTGACTACATCACTAAACCTGTTGATATCGATCAGCTTATGTCGCTGCTGCGTGTGTGGCTCTATGAGCGGTCGTAG
- a CDS encoding response regulator: MVLIVDDRPENIFPLKKILELHNFSVDTAESGEEALKKILKTNYSVIILDVQMPGMDGFEVANAITGFSKSKDSSIIFLSAVNKEKKFITKGYTAGGIDYLTKPVDPDILVLKVKTLHRLYEQQQELRTAQDLLRNEIEVRKQAQEELAARMQDLRLVLASLPQMAFTVANSGRIEYVNEHWYNYSTDPTAFPEVHPDDEPVCTEWPVYLERGIEFTREVRLKELTTDNYKYHLLRIIPIKQQDTVVRWVGTFTDIHPQKLVAEILEEQVATRTKELLLKNAELETTNHELQQFTWVVSHDLKEPLRKIQLLHDLIREKYLKENPEAVAYLERSIKSSARLSGLIDDLLSYSQLAKPATFKPTDLNALLNEVLVDFEEVIRKKQATVTIDPLPMIDTIPGRIRQVFQNLISNALKFSKGDVAPIIHISAERIQKKEVDSTPALNGMFCRIVVSDNGIGFDEKFLDRIFVIFQRLNNRSSYEGTGIGLAIAKKNIEKHQGLISARSRLGEGTSFILVLPMQHINEPITDYLTSPQN, translated from the coding sequence ATGGTTCTCATTGTCGATGACAGACCAGAGAATATTTTTCCGTTAAAAAAGATTCTGGAACTGCATAACTTCTCCGTCGATACGGCCGAATCGGGCGAAGAAGCATTAAAAAAAATTCTCAAAACCAATTATTCCGTTATTATTCTGGACGTGCAGATGCCCGGAATGGATGGGTTTGAAGTGGCCAATGCCATAACGGGGTTTAGTAAATCGAAAGACTCTTCCATCATTTTTTTATCGGCTGTTAATAAAGAGAAAAAATTTATAACAAAAGGTTATACTGCTGGCGGAATCGATTATCTGACCAAACCTGTCGACCCCGATATACTTGTCCTGAAAGTAAAAACGCTCCATAGGCTCTACGAACAACAGCAGGAGCTACGAACAGCTCAGGATTTGTTACGCAACGAGATTGAAGTAAGAAAACAGGCTCAGGAAGAACTGGCGGCCCGGATGCAGGACCTGAGGCTGGTGCTGGCTTCGTTACCGCAGATGGCTTTCACGGTGGCTAATAGTGGCCGAATCGAATACGTAAACGAACATTGGTATAACTATTCTACTGACCCAACGGCTTTTCCGGAAGTGCATCCCGACGATGAGCCTGTTTGTACGGAATGGCCTGTTTATCTGGAACGCGGTATCGAATTCACGCGGGAAGTCCGTCTAAAGGAACTTACAACGGACAACTATAAATACCACTTATTACGGATCATACCAATAAAGCAGCAGGATACGGTTGTGCGCTGGGTAGGAACCTTTACCGACATTCATCCCCAAAAGCTGGTAGCCGAAATTCTGGAAGAACAGGTTGCTACCCGCACTAAAGAACTGTTGCTGAAAAATGCAGAGCTGGAGACAACCAATCATGAGCTTCAGCAATTTACGTGGGTTGTTTCGCACGATTTGAAAGAACCCTTGCGCAAAATTCAGCTCCTTCACGATCTGATCCGAGAGAAATATCTGAAAGAAAATCCTGAGGCTGTTGCTTATCTGGAACGATCCATTAAATCATCGGCCCGGCTGTCGGGACTCATCGACGATTTACTTTCCTATTCGCAACTGGCCAAACCAGCTACTTTTAAACCTACCGACCTCAATGCACTGCTGAATGAAGTATTGGTCGATTTTGAGGAAGTGATTCGCAAAAAGCAGGCTACCGTAACGATCGATCCGTTACCAATGATCGATACTATACCAGGGCGAATCCGGCAGGTTTTTCAGAATCTGATCAGTAACGCACTTAAGTTCTCGAAGGGCGATGTTGCGCCCATCATTCATATCAGTGCCGAACGGATTCAGAAAAAAGAGGTTGATAGTACACCGGCGCTCAATGGAATGTTTTGTCGTATAGTGGTAAGCGACAACGGGATTGGCTTTGATGAGAAATTCCTCGACCGAATCTTTGTTATTTTTCAGCGATTAAATAACCGCTCCAGTTATGAAGGAACCGGAATTGGGCTGGCCATCGCTAAGAAAAACATTGAAAAACATCAAGGGCTTATTTCTGCCAGAAGTCGTTTGGGCGAAGGCACTAGCTTTATCCTTGTGTTGCCAATGCAGCATATAAACGAGCCCATTACCGACTACCTAACTTCTCCTCAGAATTAA
- a CDS encoding fatty acid--CoA ligase, protein MIQTKLIPRTPEAYEPPMLIKNILAESIKYEPQREIVYRDLFRMNYVEFNRRVRQLANVLTGIGVNPGDTVAVFDWDSHRYLECFFGVTSLGAILHTVNVRLSPAQILYTMNHAQDKVVLIHEDFLPILSAIKDQLTTVETFVLISDKVYTDLNAIGHVPAGFVGEYEALLRDASVHYDFPDFDENTWATTFYTTGTTGNPKGVYFSHRQLFLHTMGLLTYLIGYEALPFNSRKDVYMPITPMFHVHAWGFPFLATLMSGKQVYPGKYEPEMLLKLLVTEGVTLSHCVPTILNMLVSNPAAQKFRDQLSRWSVLIGGSALTKGLAKAALNLGINVTAGYGMSETAPILSVVYLNDKERALPLDEQIDYRTRAGRIAPFVEARLMNEEGEFVPHDGETLGEIVVRTPWTTQGYYNDPDRGAELWRGGWLHTGDVASITPDHWIVVADRTKDVIKTGGEWVSSLDMEDVLSQVEGVAESAVVGLPDDRWGERPHALIVQKPGYTLTTEAIKTSVQERINRGEIHKWYMPDSIIFVTEIPKTSVGKIDKKRIRAELKERVLS, encoded by the coding sequence ATGATCCAGACAAAATTAATTCCCAGAACCCCTGAGGCTTACGAGCCTCCTATGCTCATAAAAAACATCCTGGCGGAGTCGATCAAATATGAACCGCAACGGGAAATTGTTTATCGCGATCTGTTCCGAATGAATTATGTTGAGTTCAACCGACGTGTTCGGCAATTAGCCAATGTGCTCACGGGCATCGGGGTTAATCCGGGCGATACTGTTGCCGTATTCGATTGGGATAGTCACCGCTATCTCGAATGTTTTTTTGGGGTTACCAGCCTTGGCGCTATACTTCATACCGTAAACGTCCGGTTGTCGCCCGCTCAGATTCTCTATACCATGAATCATGCACAGGACAAAGTGGTGCTGATTCACGAAGATTTCCTGCCGATCCTGAGTGCTATTAAAGACCAGTTAACGACCGTAGAAACATTCGTGCTCATTAGCGACAAAGTCTATACCGACCTCAATGCAATTGGCCATGTACCGGCGGGTTTTGTTGGCGAGTATGAAGCATTGCTGCGGGATGCGTCGGTTCACTACGATTTCCCGGATTTCGATGAGAATACATGGGCTACCACGTTCTACACGACCGGAACTACGGGCAATCCTAAGGGTGTCTATTTTTCGCACCGGCAGTTGTTTCTGCATACTATGGGCCTGTTAACGTATCTGATTGGATACGAAGCGTTGCCGTTCAATTCGCGCAAGGATGTGTATATGCCCATTACGCCCATGTTTCACGTCCATGCCTGGGGGTTTCCATTTCTGGCTACGCTGATGTCGGGCAAACAGGTATATCCGGGCAAATATGAACCCGAAATGCTGTTGAAACTTCTGGTTACCGAAGGGGTAACGCTCTCGCATTGCGTGCCCACCATTCTGAACATGCTTGTCAGCAATCCGGCAGCTCAGAAGTTCCGGGATCAGTTAAGTCGCTGGAGTGTGCTGATAGGTGGCTCAGCCCTCACTAAAGGCTTAGCCAAAGCAGCCCTGAATCTTGGCATTAATGTAACGGCTGGTTATGGAATGTCGGAAACAGCCCCAATTCTGTCGGTAGTATATCTGAATGATAAAGAACGGGCACTGCCACTGGATGAGCAGATTGACTATAGAACCCGGGCAGGTCGGATTGCGCCTTTTGTGGAGGCCCGGCTCATGAACGAAGAAGGTGAGTTTGTGCCACATGATGGCGAAACACTGGGCGAAATTGTGGTGCGAACACCCTGGACAACACAAGGCTACTACAACGATCCCGACCGGGGTGCCGAACTCTGGCGGGGTGGCTGGCTACACACGGGCGACGTGGCCAGTATTACGCCCGATCATTGGATTGTAGTGGCCGATCGTACTAAAGATGTGATTAAAACAGGGGGCGAATGGGTATCGTCGCTCGACATGGAGGATGTATTATCGCAGGTAGAGGGCGTAGCCGAATCGGCCGTAGTAGGCTTACCCGACGATCGCTGGGGCGAACGACCCCACGCACTGATTGTTCAGAAACCCGGTTATACACTGACCACCGAAGCCATTAAAACCAGTGTACAGGAGCGGATCAACCGGGGAGAAATCCACAAATGGTATATGCCCGACAGCATTATCTTTGTTACCGAAATACCGAAAACCAGTGTAGGTAAAATCGATAAAAAACGAATTCGCGCCGAACTGAAAGAGCGCGTACTATCATAA
- a CDS encoding metallophosphoesterase family protein has translation MTRIGLLSDTHSFLDPQLFTHFDTCDEIWHAGDVGALTVAEQLQAFRPLRVVCGNIDTETRELPSHLRFTLEDLDIWITHIGGTPPKYNPIVRPNLQLNPPDLFVCGHSHILKVVRDPKRKNLLFINPGAAGKTGFHQMRTAIRFTLDAGRILDMQVIELGKK, from the coding sequence ATGACTCGAATAGGCTTGCTTTCAGATACGCATAGTTTTCTTGATCCGCAGCTATTTACCCATTTTGATACCTGCGACGAAATCTGGCACGCAGGCGATGTAGGCGCGCTAACGGTTGCCGAGCAACTTCAGGCTTTTCGTCCATTGCGGGTTGTATGCGGAAATATCGATACCGAAACGCGGGAGCTTCCTTCCCATCTCCGTTTTACACTGGAAGATCTGGACATCTGGATCACGCATATTGGCGGAACACCGCCCAAATACAATCCTATTGTTCGACCTAACCTCCAGCTTAACCCGCCCGATCTGTTCGTTTGCGGTCATTCGCACATTCTTAAAGTTGTACGTGACCCTAAACGGAAGAACCTGCTATTCATAAACCCCGGTGCGGCAGGCAAAACTGGCTTTCATCAGATGCGCACGGCCATTCGGTTTACGCTCGATGCCGGACGCATTCTGGATATGCAGGTAATTGAACTGGGAAAGAAATAA
- the ftsH gene encoding ATP-dependent zinc metalloprotease FtsH, whose product MSENNNRNPLVPRGGPRKPNFQGWIVALLIAAILGITFFNKSSSTHEISQKRFERMVKDHEVADVVVVNDKIAEVTLTQQAAQSPKYRSLFADKPYFGTNHGPHFQFQVASGESFKKDLDQLQQGLPDNEKIDFRFETRSDFGSIISTWGFLIVMILAMYFLLGRMSGAGGPGGQIFNIGKSKAALFDADNKVKITFNDVAGLDEAKEEIKEIVDYLKNPTKFTKLGAKIPKGALLIGPPGTGKTLLAKAVAGEAGVPFFSLSGSDFVEMFVGVGAARVRDLFKQAKEKAPCIIFIDEIDAVGRSRGRGSMPGANDERENTLNSLLVEMDGFATDSGIIILAATNRPDVLDSALQRPGRFDRQISIDKPDIVGREAIFRVHLKPIKLAADVDPKELAAQTPGFAGAEIANVCNEAALIAARSDKEAVDMKDFQDAMDRVIGGLEKKNKLISPEEKEIVAYHEAGHAVAGWFLEHADPLVKVTIVPRGVAALGYAQYLPREQYLYRTEQLMDEMCMALGGRAAEDIIFGKVSTGALSDLERITKLAYSMVTMYGMNDKIGNVSFYDSKQSDYAFNKPYSEETAKHIDEEVRKIVDIAYTRTKDLLTDKREALEVIAKELLEKEILYQNDLVRLIGKRPFERETVYQAYKNKGVAEALKEEVGKESKPAETEPESLPL is encoded by the coding sequence ATGTCAGAAAACAACAATAGAAATCCGCTAGTACCACGAGGAGGTCCACGAAAACCCAACTTTCAGGGGTGGATTGTCGCGCTACTGATTGCCGCCATTCTGGGAATTACCTTTTTTAACAAAAGCTCTTCAACGCACGAAATTTCACAAAAGCGTTTTGAGCGGATGGTAAAAGACCATGAAGTGGCTGATGTAGTCGTCGTCAATGATAAAATTGCAGAGGTAACGCTTACCCAGCAAGCAGCGCAAAGCCCTAAATACCGTAGCCTCTTTGCCGATAAGCCCTATTTCGGTACTAATCATGGGCCTCATTTTCAGTTTCAGGTTGCTTCGGGCGAATCGTTTAAAAAAGACCTCGACCAGTTGCAGCAAGGTCTGCCCGACAACGAAAAAATTGATTTTCGCTTCGAGACCCGAAGCGACTTTGGTAGTATTATCAGTACCTGGGGTTTCCTGATTGTTATGATTCTGGCCATGTACTTCCTCCTTGGCCGTATGTCGGGAGCTGGAGGGCCTGGTGGACAGATCTTTAACATTGGCAAATCGAAGGCCGCTCTGTTTGATGCCGACAATAAGGTGAAGATCACCTTCAACGATGTGGCAGGGCTGGATGAAGCCAAAGAGGAAATCAAGGAAATCGTCGATTACCTGAAAAACCCGACCAAGTTTACAAAGCTGGGTGCTAAAATTCCGAAAGGAGCTTTGCTGATTGGCCCTCCGGGTACGGGTAAAACCCTGCTGGCAAAAGCCGTAGCGGGCGAAGCTGGCGTGCCATTTTTCTCGCTGTCGGGTTCCGATTTTGTAGAGATGTTTGTTGGTGTGGGAGCTGCCCGTGTACGTGATCTGTTTAAGCAGGCAAAAGAAAAAGCACCCTGTATCATCTTCATTGATGAGATCGATGCTGTGGGTCGTTCGCGGGGGCGTGGCTCGATGCCGGGTGCCAACGACGAACGCGAAAATACACTGAACTCGCTGCTGGTTGAAATGGATGGTTTCGCTACCGATTCAGGGATCATTATCCTGGCCGCAACAAACCGTCCTGATGTACTTGATTCTGCTTTGCAGCGTCCGGGCCGTTTCGACCGTCAGATCAGTATCGATAAACCAGACATTGTTGGTCGTGAAGCAATTTTCCGGGTTCACCTGAAGCCAATTAAACTGGCGGCTGATGTCGATCCGAAAGAATTAGCCGCACAGACACCTGGATTTGCCGGCGCTGAAATCGCAAACGTATGTAATGAGGCCGCTCTGATTGCTGCCCGTAGCGATAAGGAAGCAGTTGATATGAAAGATTTCCAGGATGCGATGGATCGCGTGATTGGTGGTCTGGAAAAGAAAAACAAGCTGATTTCGCCCGAAGAGAAAGAAATCGTAGCCTACCACGAAGCAGGTCACGCTGTAGCGGGCTGGTTCCTCGAACATGCCGATCCGCTCGTTAAGGTGACGATTGTGCCGCGTGGGGTGGCTGCACTGGGTTATGCTCAGTATCTGCCCCGTGAGCAGTATCTCTACCGCACAGAACAACTGATGGACGAGATGTGCATGGCTTTGGGCGGTCGGGCTGCCGAAGATATTATTTTCGGTAAGGTTTCAACCGGTGCGTTGAGCGATCTTGAACGTATTACGAAACTGGCCTATAGCATGGTAACCATGTATGGTATGAACGATAAGATCGGCAATGTTTCGTTCTACGATTCGAAGCAATCGGATTATGCATTTAATAAACCGTATTCAGAAGAAACGGCCAAGCATATCGACGAAGAAGTTCGTAAGATTGTAGACATTGCTTATACGCGGACCAAAGATCTGCTGACCGATAAGCGAGAAGCACTGGAGGTTATTGCGAAAGAATTACTTGAAAAAGAAATTCTTTATCAGAACGATCTGGTGCGGTTGATTGGCAAGCGTCCGTTTGAACGTGAAACGGTTTATCAGGCGTATAAAAACAAAGGTGTTGCCGAAGCGTTGAAAGAAGAGGTTGGTAAGGAATCGAAACCTGCCGAAACCGAACCCGAGTCGCTGCCTTTATAA
- the rsfS gene encoding ribosome silencing factor — MRINKSSEFSAEQIRDFVVRGMLEKKAQDIVVMDLRNVKNAICDFFVLCSGTSDTQIDAISTSIEEEVYKASHQDPWHREGKTNREWILLDYVDVVAHVFKKDRRSFYDLEQLWGDAEIQHIDESVLETAN; from the coding sequence ATGAGAATTAACAAAAGCAGTGAATTTTCAGCCGAGCAGATCCGCGATTTTGTAGTGCGGGGAATGCTGGAAAAAAAAGCGCAGGATATTGTTGTTATGGACCTGCGTAATGTTAAAAATGCCATTTGCGATTTCTTCGTTCTTTGTTCCGGTACGTCTGATACACAAATTGATGCTATTTCGACTTCTATTGAAGAAGAAGTGTACAAAGCGAGCCATCAGGACCCGTGGCATAGAGAAGGTAAAACAAATCGGGAGTGGATTTTATTAGATTATGTGGACGTGGTTGCCCACGTATTTAAAAAAGACCGACGGTCGTTCTACGATCTGGAACAGCTTTGGGGCGATGCCGAAATTCAGCATATCGACGAAAGCGTGCTCGAAACAGCTAACTGA
- a CDS encoding biotin--[acetyl-CoA-carboxylase] ligase, with translation MYKIYPKTLFIGQIVKYLPSCQSTNDEASTLIAEGDPTEGTLVVTDNQTAGRGQRGNVWEAKSAQNLTFSLILKPSFLSATEQFWLNMAISLGIYDTLSSLIGSDLRIKWPNDIYVGNRKLGGILIENILHGYSIAWSVAGIGLNINQTEFTYPTATSLQQEAPLPENYDLPGILSSLSEKIEARYLQLRANQRENVKVNYLQTLYRYQQEATFESNGETFRGSIAGVDALGRLAIAVGGELRYFGFKEVSFVND, from the coding sequence TTGTACAAAATCTATCCCAAAACTCTTTTTATTGGGCAAATAGTTAAATATCTGCCAAGCTGTCAGTCTACAAACGACGAAGCATCGACTTTGATTGCCGAGGGCGACCCAACCGAAGGCACTCTTGTCGTAACTGACAATCAAACGGCTGGCCGAGGGCAGCGAGGGAACGTTTGGGAAGCTAAATCGGCCCAAAATTTAACTTTTTCGCTGATTTTAAAGCCCTCTTTCCTATCGGCTACAGAGCAGTTCTGGCTTAACATGGCTATTTCGCTCGGTATCTATGACACCTTGTCATCCCTTATCGGATCAGATCTGCGCATTAAGTGGCCTAACGATATATACGTAGGAAACAGAAAGTTGGGTGGAATCCTGATCGAAAATATCCTGCATGGCTACAGCATAGCCTGGTCAGTAGCAGGAATCGGCCTTAACATTAATCAAACCGAATTTACTTATCCAACGGCCACATCATTGCAGCAGGAAGCTCCACTCCCCGAAAATTATGATCTGCCGGGCATTTTGAGCTCGCTAAGCGAAAAAATAGAAGCCCGTTACTTACAGTTACGCGCCAATCAACGCGAAAACGTAAAGGTCAATTATCTCCAAACGCTGTACCGGTATCAGCAAGAGGCTACTTTTGAAAGCAATGGAGAAACGTTTCGGGGCTCAATTGCGGGTGTCGACGCGCTGGGCCGATTGGCAATTGCAGTTGGAGGAGAGTTGCGGTATTTTGGGTTTAAGGAAGTAAGCTTTGTTAATGATTGA